The Coffea arabica cultivar ET-39 chromosome 4e, Coffea Arabica ET-39 HiFi, whole genome shotgun sequence genome includes a window with the following:
- the LOC113740911 gene encoding uncharacterized protein: MAVLQPSEGAIGAAPPLSKSFAAVVTASSSAEAFDPGTISTRRGEPAFRIANSDIQQLARLFQQALVGRFSYSRPPMEAVRRFFLLLGLKGDYAVALLDTNHVLIRPTVEEDYIWLFVRRTWYIRSSPMTISKWFLDFKANKEISIAPVWVSFPSLPLPFFGRNPLNKLASVLGRPLKIDAATRDLRRLSVARVLVEIDVARAPAKRVWIGDEEYGFWQNMEYESWPAFCSFCERFGHDQQECYRKFPALRPAKNPQAHLPQPKDPLPQGDQGTTMARGEDVGEWRDV; this comes from the coding sequence ATGGCGGTACTCCAGCCATCTGAGGGGGCTATAGGAGCGGCGCCGCCCTTGTCGAAGAGCTTCGCGGCTGTGGTAACAGCCAGCAGTAGTGCTGAGGCCTTCGACCCAGGGACAATCTCCACGCGCAGAGGGGAACCAGCTTTTAGAATAGCGAACAGCGACATTCAGCAGTTAGCACGTCTATTCCAACAAGCACTGGTGGGCAGATTCTCATACAGTCGTCCTCCTATGGAGGCTGTAAGGAGGTTCTTCTTATTATTAGGGCTGAAGGGGGACTATGCGGTGGCCTTGTTAGATACGAACCATGTTCTCATCAGGCCAACAGTAGAAGAGGATTACATTTGGTTATTCGTACGCCGCACATGGTATATAAGGAGTTCGCCAATGACAATCTCCAAATGGTTTCTGGATTTCAAAGCCAACAAGGAAATCTCAATTGCTCCTGTGTGGGTAAGTTTTCCAAGCCTGCCATTGCCATTCTTTGGGAGGAACCCACTCAATAAGCTGGCCTCTGTCCTGGGAAGACCACTAAAGATTGACGCCGCAACGAGAGATTTGAGGAGGCTGTCGGTTGCAAGGGTGTTGGTGGAGATCGATGTAGCCCGCGCACCAGCAAAAAGGGTCTGGATAGGTGATGAGGAGTATGGTTTCTGGCAGAACATGGAGTACGAGAGCTGGCCAGCGTTCTGCTCCTTCTGTGAGAGATTTGGCCATGACCAACAAGAGTGTTATAGGAAGTTTCCGGCTCTAAGGCCTGCGAAAAATCCCCAGGCACATTTGCCGCAACCCAAGGACCCTCTTCCCCAAGGAGATCAAGGAACGACCATGGCGAGGGGGGAGGATGTTGGAGAGTGGAGGGATGTCTAG
- the LOC140005544 gene encoding uncharacterized protein, which translates to MDKLCEKFHLKQRKSSMYNAPANGLAEAFNKTLCNLLKKVVAKSKKDWHERIGETLWAYRTTYRTPTQATPYALVYGVEVVLLLEQQIPSLRIAIPEGLTEEENVRLRLEELEALDEKRLEAQQNLECYQARLSRAFNKKVRRRSFQVGDMVLAVRV; encoded by the coding sequence ATGGATAagttgtgtgaaaaatttcatctcaagCAACGCAAGTCCTCCATGTATAATGCCCCCGCCAATGGCCTTGCAGAGGCATTCAACAAAACTTTATGTAACTTGTTGAAAAAAGTGGTGGCTAAATCAAAGAAGGATTGGCACGAAAGGATTGGCGAAACTCTTTGGGCTTATCGCACCACATATCGAACTCCAACGCAGGCCACACCATATGCCTTAGTCTATGGTGTAGAAGTTGTCCTGCTCCTTGAGCAACAAATTCCTTCTTTGAGAATTGCTATCCCAGAAGGGCTCACGGAGGAAGAAAATGTTCGACTGCGTCTGGAAGAATTGGAAGCTTTAGATGAAAAGAGATTAGAGGCCCAACAAAATCTGGAATGCTATCAAGCCCGTCTCTCTAGAGCTTTTAATAAGAAAGTTCGGCGTCGCTCCTTTCAAGTCGGGGACATGGTACTCGCCGTTCGagtctaa